The following nucleotide sequence is from Haloarcula pelagica.
TCGCGTGTGGTTTCGGCTGCGAAGTTCCGCGTCCCGTCTTCGGCATACATCTCCGCACGAGAACCCATGTATGCGTGACTCTCCCAAAACGCATTCTCGTGAACCTCGGCATTATCTCCTCGGGAGAGTGAGTAGTTCTCTGTCAGCATCGGCTTCGCGTGCTCCCACACTTCCCGAGTGTTGGCTATTGTCCGGTCTCGAACCGTCGAATCGTCCTGCTCGACGTCACCCGGGTCATCCACACTCGGGTCAGGGTGAAACACTTCCTCTGGCGCGGGAACATCGTTCTCCCGCGCGACGTTCACGAGTACCTGCCCAATAGTCCAGATGACTCGCTTGTGATCGAGTTCAAGCCGGCTGTCGTTCCAGACACGCCACAGCGTCGATTTCGAGGCACAGCCATCCTCGAAGCCGAGAGACTCGACGAGTTCAGGCTCATCCTCAAGATACTCAATAAGGTTTGTCTCGCCGCTCCAGCCTTTGACAATCCGAAGGAGATGGGCTCTTAGCAACGCTTGGGGTTCTTTCTTGTCGTGCCAGGTGGTGATGTCATATCCGAACTTCCACGGGTTGAGCGGCAGATAGCAGATCGCCTCTTCGAGGTCATTATGCTCTGAATGGGCAAACCATTCCTCGATGAATGCAGCAGCATCCCACGCAAGCGGCCAGGGGTCATTCACCGTATCGTGGTTGTCAGAGTACGGCCACTCTCGGTGCGACGCGCTCAGCGCATCGAGCACCGCTTGTTCAGTAGCGGGGGTGGCCGTCATGTGTCGCGTACTCTAAATACTTTGATTCGAAGTATTAGGTCCGGGCGTGTTGTTTCCATATTTCCGGATAGAGCTGCGTATAGGGTGGATAAACGCCCATCTCAGGCAGTAGAGTTCAATTTTCGACTGACTTTGAATCAAAGTATAAATCCGAATGAAGTGCCATTCGGAAAGAGAAGGAAGTTTGACTATGACGGGGGATTGAGTTCAACAGTATCGGGCATGGTAGACACGCTTAGGGAGTACTTCGAGTTGCGCGGTGGGATTGGGCTACTCGTCGTGTTGAAAGGTGATGCAAAGAGATTCAAAGACCTGGCCGACCGGCTACACATCAGCTCTTCAACGCTGACGAAACGGATTGGCGAAGCGAAAGATTACGGGCTTATAACACCCGAAATCGACAATAAGGAAACCTCTGTGAATAATCGGTATCGACTCACCGAGCGTGGGCAGTACGTAGTTACGAAGATGGAGCGGATGAACATCATTCACGCGTACCGGACGATGCTGGATATGCAGGCACAAATCGAGGACGGAAAAACCGAGTTACTGGAGTGGGTGGAACTTGATGAGACGAAAGAAGAATTGGCCAGGCAGAGCGATAGCGACCCATACGTTGACCCATTCGGCAACGATGTGACAGAGTTCTCCAACGACGATGATGATCGTGACTACGATGAGTTCATGACGGAAGAATAATCCTCTAAAAGAATATGTTTCAAGTTGGATTAGCTGAACTAACCGCTCAGTAGGCCTGCGGATGTAATGGTTCGCTCCCGAAGAACGAGCGTGAATTACGGCCAGTCGGCTGGTAACTTGTCGGCATTGTCGTCCAACAACTGGAGGAGCGGTGCGATGTCGTGGAAGTTCGGTCCCCGCCGAATCGTCTCCGCCTCGGGATTCCAGTCGATATACCCCTTCTCAGCCAGTTTGGGCAGGTGAGAATGGAGCAATTGCACTTCCAGCCGTTCGGGGCCGGCTTCATCTTCAGAGACGGGCGCGAACTGGTTCCGGGTGAATTCGGTTATCTCACATGGATTGTGGTCGGAGATGGCGACGAGGATTCGTCGGCGATACGGGTTCCGTAGGGCGTCGAACATCACGTTGAGTGACGCCGAGTCGATGTTTTGCGGCATACTGGTGGCTCGTAGTGCGGAACGCTGAGACTCGCTAATGCGTTCCGCGTGACGACCACACGAAGAAAAACGGGTGTATCTGCACGTCCGGCACACCGGTTCAAGCGCCCCTTCATCGTCAGGGACAAACGCACAGTGTGAAACTGTTATTCCGTACAATAACTTGACACCGAGCGTATATAAAAATGGTGTAGACCAAGTGTTCTTATCCATGCTGGAAGCAGGGAACAAGTAAAACATTCATTGTCTGAACCCGGCGATAATGCGCATAAGACCCGGGATTAATCTTGAAGGAAGGTTTATTGAGATTTGTTGTCAACTCGTTCCATGGACGACGAGGATTTCGAAGGGACACAGTCGAACGCCTCGGACCATTTCATGACGGACTCAGGCAGTGACGCAAGCGGCGTACTGGAGCTCAACGAGGTGTTTGCCGCGCTCGGCCATCCACGTCGGCGGTACCTGATGTACACCCTTGTCAACGAAAGTACCGAGGAGACGCTCCCTAAGTTGGCGACCAAGATCGCTGCGTGGGAACAGGACAAGACAGTCAACGAGGTAACGGACGATGAACGCCGCCGCGTCCATGCATCGTTGTAT
It contains:
- a CDS encoding winged helix-turn-helix transcriptional regulator, with the protein product MPFGKRRKFDYDGGLSSTVSGMVDTLREYFELRGGIGLLVVLKGDAKRFKDLADRLHISSSTLTKRIGEAKDYGLITPEIDNKETSVNNRYRLTERGQYVVTKMERMNIIHAYRTMLDMQAQIEDGKTELLEWVELDETKEELARQSDSDPYVDPFGNDVTEFSNDDDDRDYDEFMTEE
- a CDS encoding DUF7344 domain-containing protein, giving the protein MDDEDFEGTQSNASDHFMTDSGSDASGVLELNEVFAALGHPRRRYLMYTLVNESTEETLPKLATKIAAWEQDKTVNEVTDDERRRVHASLYHSHIPKLADLGVLEYKEADDIIVKALNTEQVQAVLNGAGAELDSRQETHAQQRDPDTEKDE
- a CDS encoding DUF7344 domain-containing protein; this encodes MPQNIDSASLNVMFDALRNPYRRRILVAISDHNPCEITEFTRNQFAPVSEDEAGPERLEVQLLHSHLPKLAEKGYIDWNPEAETIRRGPNFHDIAPLLQLLDDNADKLPADWP